A stretch of Ipomoea triloba cultivar NCNSP0323 chromosome 11, ASM357664v1 DNA encodes these proteins:
- the LOC115996152 gene encoding beta-galactosidase 15-like, whose amino-acid sequence MASFLTSFMSLLLITIFSCYLPFHNALQVTYDNRALKINGQRKFILSGSIHYPRSTAQMWPSLIRKAKEGGLNTIETYVFWNAHEPNYREYDFSGNKDLIQFLKAVQNEGLYTMLRIGPYVCAEWNYGGFPVWLHNMPNITFRTNNAVFKREMGIFTKKIVDMVKGEKLFGSQGGNIILAQIENEYGNIIWHYGEEGKKYINWCADFALSMNIGVPWIMCQEDDAPKTMINTCNGFYCDQFWPKNKNNPKFWTENWSGWFKNWGDGNPHRPAEDLAFAVARFFQYGGSLQNYYMYHGGTNFGRTSGGPYIATTYDYNAPLDEYGNVNQPKWGHLKELHNLLYTLEDVLLYGNATNTDYGRMMSSTVYEYKEKRVCFLGNANDKDDISITFEGRNYTTPAWSVTILPDCKTEVYNTARVNVQTTLMVKKLSEKPLKWSYRPETVMHLKYGDNKQSSVLIDALDAKQLFDQKVVTNDTTDYLWYMTSFKVNKSSPIMGQETTLQINTKSHVLHAFLNNKHIGSEWAQGGKYQFSFERNVKLRDDINTISLLSETVGLPNYGEYFEKVGQGVIGPVKIVEPNGEGLDLSKNTWIYMVGIHGISKGLYELDDHNKLTWHKSDFQTNRMFIWYKTFFKTPAGEDAVVLDLTGMGKGVAWVNGHNIGRYWPSFLAKPNCPKCDYRGTYGGSKCVTNCGQPSQRWYHVPRSFLRKGKNQLVLFEEMGGRPQEVSVQTVVPGTICAKVQEGKTLELSCQGKKMSKIKFASFGEPKGSCGSFERSDCDATNAMAVVQGACVGKEKCTINVSEGFFPTTTCSKDKLRSLAIEATC is encoded by the exons ATGGCATCTTTTCTCACTAGCTTCATGTCACTACTTCTTATCACTATATTTTCTTGCTATTTACCTTTCCATAATGCTTTACAAGTTACATATGATAATCGCGCTCTTAAAATCAATGGTCAAAGAAAATTCATCCTTTCTGGTTCAATTCACTATCCTCGTAGCACGGCTCAA ATGTGGCCTTCTTTGATCAGAAAGGCCAAAGAGGGTGGTCTCAACACGATTGAAACTTATGTTTTCTGGAATGCTCACGAACCTAATTACCGTGAG TATGATTTTTCGGGAAATAAAGATTTGATACAGTTTCTCAAGGCAGTACAAAATGAAGGGCTTTACACCATGCTAAGAATAGGTCCATACGTTTGTGCAGAATGGAATTATGG aGGATTTCCTGTGTGGTTACACAACATGCCAAACATAACTTTCAGAACCAACAATGCAGTATTcaag AGGGAGATGGGAATCTTCACAAAGAAAATTGTAGACATGGTAAAAGGAGAGAAGCTTTTTGGTAGTCAAGGGGGAAATATTATCCTTGCTCAG aTTGAAAATGAGTATGGGAATATCATATGGCACTATggagaagaaggaaagaaatatattaattggTGTGCGGATTTTGCTCTTTCTATGAATATTGGAGTGCCTTGGATCATGTGTCAAGAGGATGATGCTCCAAAAACTatg ATTAATACCTGCAATGGATTTTATTGTGATCAATTCTGGCCTAAGAACAAAAATAACCCTAAGTTTTGGACTGAAAACTGGAGTGGATG GTTTAAGAATTGGGGTGATGGAAATCCTCACAGACCTGCAGAAGATCTTGCATTTGCAGTTGCTCGTTTTTTCCAATATGGTGGATCTCTACAAAATTACTATATG TATCATGGTGGAACAAACTTTGGAAGGACTTCAGGTGGACCATACATTGCCACAACATACGACTACAATGCTCCCCTCGATGAATATG GCAATGTGAACCAGCCAAAGTGGGGGCATCTCAAGGAACTCCATAACCTCTTATACACTTTGGAGGATGTACTTTTGTATGGCAATGCAACCAACACTGATTATGGAAGGATGATGTCT TCAACCGTGTATGAGTACAAGGAGAAAAGGGTATGTTTCTTAGGAAATGCAAATGACAAAGATGACATATCTATTACCTTTGAAGGCCGAAATTACACTACTCCTGCATGGTCTGTCACAATTCTTCCCGACTGTAAAACTGAAGTTTATAACACAGCTCGG GTTAATGTTCAAACCACTCTGATGGTGAAGAAGTTAAGTGAAAAGCCATTGAAATGGTCATATAGGCCTGAAACTGTTATGCATCTCAAGTATGGTGACAATAAACAAAGCTCAGTATTGATTGATGCTCTTGATGCCAAACAATTGTTTGATCAAAAAGTTGTGACAAATGATACTACTGATTATTTGTGGTACATGACCAG TTTCAAGGTAAATAAAAGCAGTCCAATTATGGGTCAGGAGACTACTCTTCAAATTAATACCAAAAGCCATGTCCTCCATGCCTTTTTAAACAACAAGCATATTG GTTCTGAGTGGGCTCAAGGTGGAAAGTATCAATTTTCATTTGAGAGAAATGTGAAACTCCGAGATGACATCAATACAATTTCTTTACTTAGTGAGACTGTCGGACTACCA AATTATGGGGAGTATTTCGAAAAAGTAGGACAAGGAGTTATTGGACCAGTAAAGATAGTTGAACCAAATGGAGAAGGGTTGGATTTATCAAAAAACACATGGATATATATGGTCGGAATACATGGAATTTCTAAAGGGCTTTACGAACTCGATGACCACAACAAGCTAACATGGCATAAATCTGACTTCCAAACAAACAGAATGTTTATTTGGTACAAG ACATTCTTTAAGACCCCAGCAGGCGAAGACGCTGTTGTCCTGGACTTGACAGGGATGGGGAAGGGAGTTGCATGGGTGAATGGACACAACATTGGTAGATATTGGCCATCCTTCCTTGCCAAACCCAATTGCCCTAAGTGCGACTACCGTGGAACCTATGGCGGCTCAAAATGTGTAACTAATTGCGGACAGCCTTCGCAAAGATGGTACCATGTTCCACGTTCCTTCCTACGTAAAGGCAAAAACCAATTGGTTTTGTTCGAAGAGATGGGCGGTCGTCCTCAAGAAGTGAGTGTCCAAACTGTCGTCCCAGGAACCATATGTGCCAAAGTACAAGAAGGGAAAACATTGGAACTTTCTTGCCAAGGCAAAAAGATGTCAAAGATTAAGTTTGCTAGTTTTGGTGAACCAAAGGGCAGTTGTGGGTCATTTGAAAGAAGTGATTGTGATGCCACAAATGCTATGGCTGTGGTTCAAGGGGCTTGTGTGGGGAAGGAGAAGTGCACTATTAATGTCTCTGAGGGCTTTTTTCCAACTACAACTTGTAGCAAAGACAAATTGAGAAGCCTTGCCATTGAAGCTACTTGTTAG
- the LOC115996153 gene encoding probable inactive receptor kinase At2g26730, which translates to MDRISLGKIPNDKNFGWNLSSDPCTAKWKGISCDKGSQFVKKIVLDHLNLSGVLDAASVCAAQALGVLSLNRNSVIGTLPEDISKCGSLTHLYLRENNFTGSVPVSISRLINLKRLVISNNSFSGELPADLSSISGLLTFEAENNRLRGHIPRFAFSNLGEFNVSNNNFSGPIPRMNGNVSGNSFLGNPGLCGELISKPCPSSPPPPSPPPLQPKTKGLSFFAYLGYAALGLILVLLLVFGLIKRFKRKKRQKGGGNAGKRAIGTPREHKARGAKSEYSITSVESGMVSSSFEILSSPLVVGGLRFEDLLQAPAEMLGKGKHGSAYKVMILDKGVNLVVKRIRGWDILKEDFQKRMQRINQMNHPNVLRLVAYYCSRQEKLLAYEYLPNGSLLNLLHDAKIGWGSRLGIAATVAGGLAFMHEGLLGDKIAHGNLKSSNILMNKDMEACISEYGLMPVDNQPDSIRAEEDAYAPFKSDVYSFGVVLLELLTGKPVQTRGVDLAKWVNSVVREEWTGEVFDKALVSEGASEERMVSMLQLALKCTNLSPQQRPNMTQIAHMINSIKDDEDNSPST; encoded by the exons ATGGACAGAATTTCGCTCGGGAAGATCCCGAACGATAAGAATTTCGGGTGGAATCTCAGCTCAGATCCCTGCACAGCCAAATGGAAAGGGATCAGCTGTGATAAAGGGTCACAGTTTGTGAAGAAGATAGTTCTTGATCACTTAAATCTAAGTGGAGTTTTGGATGCTGCTTCTGTTTGTGCAGCACAGGCTCTCGGGGTTCTAAGCCTCAATCGAAACTCTGTGATTGGGACTTTACCAGAGGATATATCCAAGTGTGGGAGCCTCACACACTTGTATCTTCGCGAGAATAACTTCACGGGCAGTGTTCCTGTCTCCATTTCGCGGTTAATCAACCTCAAAAGGCTCGTGATATCGAACAATTCCTTCTCGGGTGAGCTGCCTGCAGACCTGTCAAGCATCTCGGGTCTGCTAACTTTTGAGGCGGAGAACAATCGTCTCAGAGGGCACATCCCGCGATTTGCCTTTTCCAATCTCGGGGAGTTTAATGTCTCTAATAACAATTTCAGTGGCCCGATTCCTCGAATGAATGGCAATGTGAGTGGAAATAGTTTTTTAGGCAACCCGGGGCTATGTGGAGAGCTGATTTCCAAGCCATGCCCTTCTTCTCCTCCCCCGCCTTCGCCTCCTCCTTTGCAGCCTAAAACGAAAGGTCTGTCGTTTTTTGCATACTTAGGCTACGCTGCTCTAGGCCTAATTCTGGTGCTGTTACTAGTATTCGGCTTGATCAAACGATTCAAGCGAAAGAAGAGACAGAAAGGCGGAGGAAATGCCGGGAAGAGGGCTATTGGCACACCAAGAGAGCACAAGGCGAGAGGGGCAAAGTCAGAGTACTCGATCACATCTGTCGAGAGTGGGATGGTTTCCTCGTCGTTTGAGATTCTCTCGAGCCCTCTAGTCGTTGGAGGGTTGAGGTTCGAGGACTTGCTTCAGGCCCCGGCCGAAATGTTGGGGAAAGGGAAACATGGGAGTGCTTACAAGGTGATGATTCTTGACAAAGGAGTAAACCTTGTGGTGAAGAGGATAAGAGGTTGGGACATTCTTAAAGAGGATTTTCAGAAGAGGATGCAGAGGATCAATCAAATGAACCATCCAAATGTTTTGAGACTTGTGGCATATTATTGCTCCAGGCAAGAGAAGCTTCTGGCTTATGAATATCTGCCCAATGGCAGCCTCCTCAACCTTCTCCATG ATGCCAAAATCGGGTGGGGAAGTCGGTTAGGCATTGCAGCAACTGTGGCCGGGGGACTAGCCTTCATGCATGAAGGGCTTCTTGGGGACAAAATAGCACATGGAAACCTAAAATCCTCAAACATTTTGATGAACAAAGACATGGAGGCATGCATTAGTGAGTACGGCCTAATGCCCGTCGACAACCAGCCCGATAGCATCAGAGCAGAAGAAGACGCGTATGCGCCTTTCAAGAGCGATGTGTATAGTTTCGGGGTCGTTCTGCTGGAGCTGCTAACCGGGAAGCCGGTGCAGACCAGAGGGGTTGATTTGGCTAAGTGGGTGAATTCAGTGGTGAGGGAAGAGTGGACAGGTGAAGTGTTTGATAAGGCCTTAGTCTCAGAAGGTGCCAGTGAAGAAAGAATGGTGAGTATGTTACAATTGGCATTGAAATGCACAAATTTATCACCACAACAAAGGCCAAACATGACCCAGATTGCTCACATGATCAACTCCATAAAAGATGatgaagacaattcaccttccaCATGA